The proteins below come from a single Zea mays cultivar B73 chromosome 8, Zm-B73-REFERENCE-NAM-5.0, whole genome shotgun sequence genomic window:
- the LOC103635913 gene encoding uncharacterized protein, translating into MGSWVRTITSPFRKMLSPQQRDGKKTPRRRHHHHQRRQQQSPSPSPSSSSAMEEEHSGEMEISRSQLYGEVMACTYEDVQVMWSMLDKARICSAS; encoded by the exons ATGGGTTCCTGGGTGCGCACCATCACGTCGCCCTTCCGGAAgatgctcagcccgcagcagcgcGACGGCAAGAAgacgccgcgccgccgccaccaccaccaccaacgaCGCCAGCAGCaatctccttctccttctccttcttcttcatcAG CCATGGAGGAGGAGCACAGCGGCGAGATGGAGATAAGCAGGTCGCAGCTCTACGGCGAGGTGATGGCGTGCACGTACGAGGACGTGCAGGTCATGTGGTCCATGCTCGACAAGGCCAGGATCTGCAGCGCGTCGTGA